A single genomic interval of Zobellia nedashkovskayae harbors:
- a CDS encoding S9 family peptidase, protein MIKYYLLGMVFLNTLTIYSQEAKRNMSIKDFLSIPSVSNIQISPDGKSILYILTESNWKANKQINHVWQVDSNGKQTKQLTFGLGNDSEPLWSPNGKWIIFLSKRNADKGSQIYLMRSDGGESRQLTKHSTSVANLSWSTDSKKIFFIANDSMTDIEQHSKIDKNDVFPFEENYKQKHLWQVDLEANKKKITSGDYSILHYSFSNDGKKLVVHKSPNPLPDYSLLSEIWMMNEDGSNAIQLTDNKISEIANNRLFKTGARISPNNKTILFVAPVNDKLEEYYNNKLFQLNCSANSNIDLLIKDFPYEVSAAEWSSDGRRIFLVANMGSQSQLWEYQTSTKKLIQLTEGEHSIGQWTYNPRNDEHFLTIKTMENPGDIYSFKKGKFNQITHHHDSLSVKFNLPKQEVIKWTGSDGVSVEGLIYYPHNYNSDTKYPLVVQTHGGPRASEKYGMSLRYTTYVPVLTGLGYVVLQPNYRGSTGYGDEFLRGMVGGYFNESHLDVMAGVNLLIDKGIADADKMIKMGWSAGGHMTNKLITYTNRFKAASSGAGAVNWISMYSQSNVRNNRNEWFGGSPWQKNAPIEAYWNSSPLKDISNVETPTLVIVGENDPVVPMPQSVELFRALKSNNVPTHLYIAPREAHRWMELKHRLYKINVELEWFAKYALGKSYEWE, encoded by the coding sequence ATGATAAAATATTACCTACTAGGGATGGTCTTTCTAAATACATTGACTATTTACTCTCAGGAAGCGAAAAGGAACATGTCCATAAAAGACTTTTTAAGTATTCCTAGTGTCTCCAATATCCAAATTTCGCCGGACGGTAAATCCATACTATACATTCTAACCGAAAGTAATTGGAAAGCCAACAAACAAATAAACCACGTTTGGCAAGTAGATAGTAATGGTAAGCAAACAAAGCAATTAACCTTTGGTCTAGGAAATGACAGTGAGCCCCTGTGGTCTCCAAATGGAAAATGGATTATTTTTTTATCTAAAAGAAATGCTGATAAGGGGAGTCAAATTTATTTAATGAGATCAGATGGGGGGGAGAGTAGGCAGCTTACTAAACATAGCACTTCTGTTGCAAACCTGAGTTGGTCAACGGATAGCAAAAAAATATTCTTTATTGCTAATGATTCTATGACAGACATTGAACAGCACTCAAAAATAGATAAGAATGATGTTTTTCCTTTTGAAGAAAACTATAAACAAAAACACTTATGGCAAGTAGATTTAGAAGCTAATAAGAAAAAAATTACTTCCGGGGATTATTCAATTTTGCATTATAGTTTTTCAAATGACGGCAAAAAACTTGTTGTGCATAAATCACCTAATCCTCTTCCCGATTACTCGTTGCTCAGTGAAATTTGGATGATGAATGAAGATGGAAGTAATGCAATTCAACTGACGGATAATAAAATCTCAGAAATAGCAAATAACAGACTTTTTAAAACGGGAGCTAGAATCTCTCCTAACAATAAAACCATTCTTTTTGTAGCTCCTGTAAACGATAAACTTGAAGAATACTACAATAATAAATTATTTCAATTGAACTGTTCTGCAAATTCAAATATTGATTTGCTAATAAAAGATTTTCCTTACGAAGTATCTGCAGCTGAATGGTCCTCAGACGGACGACGAATATTTCTTGTTGCTAATATGGGGTCACAATCTCAGCTATGGGAATATCAAACATCAACTAAGAAGTTAATTCAACTTACCGAAGGTGAACATTCAATAGGGCAATGGACTTATAATCCGCGTAACGATGAGCATTTTTTAACCATTAAAACAATGGAAAACCCAGGTGATATTTATTCCTTTAAAAAGGGCAAGTTTAATCAGATTACTCATCATCATGATTCCTTAAGCGTGAAATTCAATTTACCAAAACAGGAGGTAATCAAATGGACGGGGTCTGATGGAGTTTCTGTAGAAGGATTAATATATTATCCACATAATTATAATAGTGATACAAAATACCCACTAGTTGTCCAAACACATGGTGGTCCAAGAGCTTCTGAAAAATATGGAATGTCATTACGATATACTACTTATGTACCGGTTCTTACCGGCTTGGGTTATGTAGTGTTACAACCAAACTATAGAGGTAGTACTGGTTATGGCGATGAATTCTTACGAGGTATGGTAGGTGGGTATTTTAATGAATCTCACCTAGATGTAATGGCAGGAGTTAATTTGCTTATTGACAAAGGTATTGCGGACGCAGATAAAATGATAAAAATGGGTTGGAGTGCCGGCGGACACATGACCAATAAATTGATTACTTATACGAACCGGTTTAAGGCGGCATCTTCAGGAGCAGGTGCTGTCAATTGGATAAGTATGTATTCTCAAAGTAATGTTAGAAATAATCGAAACGAGTGGTTTGGTGGTTCTCCATGGCAAAAAAATGCACCTATTGAGGCTTATTGGAACAGTTCTCCATTAAAGGATATAAGTAATGTTGAAACACCAACACTTGTTATAGTTGGTGA
- a CDS encoding RagB/SusD family nutrient uptake outer membrane protein gives MKNIIIKLTLALVCCVLITSCNKEFLETEPTNQVSADLAVETTANGMILLNGLHRSMYHKFYTRIIFNGIGSQLIINDLAGDDFVDTGSNNTWTTVYQWTASTSDTDLFSDFAWKFYYHLVANANILINGIDGATGTQDERDYIKGQALVYRAFAHYQLVQLFAERYNSEADNKQLGVPYKLNTDELLVPRETVENVYSLLNTDLDLAIKLLEVEGRLNKSHINQSVALGIKARVALTQGNWDVAITNATMAHEGFALMNQSTYAEGFTSDSESNPEFMWASQIIAGDQAIPFSDYGAWVSRNFNGNAVRGNPRAITKVLYDKIADSDVRKTLWDPTGLHPDVELTDNHSRHPYTNQKFLVADIADSRIDIPLMRAAEMYLIIAEANARKGGADGLAAQALFDLASTRDLEYSLSINTGQALIDEIMVQRRVELWGEGFRFYDLKRLNQDLVREVGLADTGTHQASFIGNVSFVPAGDKRWVFLIPKSEIDANPLVEQNPL, from the coding sequence ATGAAAAATATAATTATAAAACTGACCCTGGCACTTGTTTGCTGTGTATTGATTACTTCTTGTAATAAGGAGTTTTTGGAAACCGAACCCACTAATCAAGTTTCGGCAGATCTTGCGGTAGAAACCACGGCTAATGGGATGATTCTTTTGAACGGTTTACATAGGTCTATGTATCATAAGTTCTACACACGCATAATTTTTAATGGAATTGGAAGTCAACTAATAATAAATGATTTAGCTGGAGATGATTTTGTTGACACCGGAAGCAATAATACATGGACAACCGTATACCAGTGGACTGCCTCTACAAGTGATACTGATTTATTTTCCGATTTTGCATGGAAATTTTATTATCACTTAGTTGCCAATGCTAATATTCTTATTAATGGAATAGATGGAGCAACAGGTACTCAGGATGAAAGAGATTATATTAAAGGTCAAGCCCTTGTTTATAGAGCATTTGCACATTACCAATTAGTTCAGTTGTTTGCAGAAAGATATAACTCGGAAGCTGATAATAAACAACTAGGTGTCCCCTATAAGCTAAATACGGATGAGTTGTTGGTACCTAGAGAAACTGTGGAGAATGTTTATAGTTTATTAAATACAGACTTAGATCTTGCCATCAAATTACTTGAGGTAGAAGGAAGATTGAACAAATCCCATATTAATCAATCGGTCGCCCTAGGAATTAAAGCTAGAGTTGCGCTTACACAAGGAAATTGGGATGTGGCAATTACCAATGCTACGATGGCTCATGAAGGTTTTGCATTAATGAATCAATCAACTTATGCCGAAGGTTTTACAAGTGATTCTGAGAGTAACCCAGAATTCATGTGGGCTTCTCAAATAATAGCAGGAGATCAAGCAATTCCTTTTTCCGATTATGGTGCTTGGGTTTCAAGAAATTTCAATGGAAATGCTGTTAGAGGGAATCCAAGAGCTATCACAAAAGTTTTATACGATAAAATTGCGGATAGCGACGTAAGAAAAACACTTTGGGACCCTACAGGTTTACATCCTGATGTTGAATTGACCGATAACCACTCACGACATCCTTACACTAATCAGAAATTTCTTGTTGCTGATATTGCAGATAGTAGAATTGATATTCCTTTAATGAGAGCTGCGGAAATGTATTTGATAATAGCAGAAGCGAATGCACGTAAAGGAGGAGCGGATGGATTAGCTGCACAAGCATTGTTTGATTTAGCTTCAACCCGAGATTTAGAATATTCTTTATCAATAAATACCGGACAGGCATTAATTGATGAGATTATGGTTCAAAGAAGAGTAGAACTTTGGGGGGAAGGATTTCGGTTTTATGATTTAAAACGTTTAAATCAAGATTTGGTAAGAGAAGTTGGTCTTGCAGATACAGGTACGCATCAAGCATCGTTTATTGGAAATGTATCTTTTGTTCCTGCGGGTGACAAGAGATGGGTGTTTTTGATTCCGAAATCCGAAATTGATGCTAATCCTTTAGTTGAGCAAAATCCATTATAA
- a CDS encoding SusC/RagA family TonB-linked outer membrane protein, whose amino-acid sequence MKIYIVIAFISLTKLFATNVNAQTITLKEKNTELKSILDKIEATSGYHFFYNSSIVDVSERTTIVVNEKGIELVLTELLSNTTISFKIFKNQIVLFPKNDPSGQEFLRYLEEQEKQRNNSLQSPSTDLSSLVRKNFQNTITGTVKDEHDEPLAGVSIVIQGTTTGVQTDFDGNYQIIANKDDVLLFSYLGMESQTVTVTTESYINVVLKENSTELNEVVVVAYGTSRKEAITGSMSSIAAENIEKRSITNISTVIEGSSPGVIVAAPSGQPGSGQSIRVRGFGSYGSSNDVLYVVDGIPINGDISNLNPSDIESVNILKDAGSTALYGNKAANGVVLVTTKSGKSKDGELKVSVSTSTINRGSKEYDRLGPADFYEAYWDARRNAIAVPGIASNAELTAANLASSAGIYDDLLKNPFNVPNDQIVGTDGKINPNASLLYPDDLDWVDALTRTGIRRTADMSFNSKSEKGDLYGSLGYLDEEGYLINSDFNRITGRVKGSYKATSWLDVGINLSGSLSKANQAQTSVSGSTINPFRFTRNMGSIYPIYQHNPVTGDFILDENGERTLDLIRGPGASSARHILYEIENDTHLEERNRLDGKTFAKIQLAKGLTFTNNMSYEVEDFYASDYFNAEIGDAAPSGEAARTYIRTSTAAFNQLLTYNFDLNSIHSFDVLAGHETQDFTRTYLYTNMSTQIFQGNQELANFVSPNGTTSYIDKVKEDSYFGRLGYNYDYKYFLSGSIRTDGNSKFADGNKWGVFYSIGGSWSIHREDFLANASWINNLKIRASQGELGNANLGDGVYYPYLPLLGLGYNNQSEAGVLTTSLGSPDLKWEKSVHTDVAIEFSFFNRLRGSVEYYKKLSKDLIFAVPLPLSAGGIVYDDSQLQNVGELYNKGIELSLTYDIIQKEDIGWSTTINASTIQNKITKLPEGQEAILTDDNKRLEVGRGLFDYYLRDWYGVDPSDGSGLFVANDPTASDVRIIDGVSVTPFANNAKEVYAGSVLPDVYGSINSNLRYKNFNLGFLFTYQIGGDNLDINYGNLMATDTYGSALHADVINRWQQPGDITDVPRADTTMDTQWQQTSDRFLTDASYLSLRQINASYNLPDALIQKMGVSSIRFFANAENVFNLNARKGLNQQQDYSGNTSNLYVPAKSFSIGLNITL is encoded by the coding sequence ATGAAAATCTACATCGTAATTGCATTTATTAGTCTCACAAAGCTATTTGCTACTAATGTTAATGCACAGACAATTACTTTAAAAGAAAAGAATACAGAACTCAAGAGCATTCTTGATAAAATAGAAGCTACTAGCGGTTATCATTTCTTTTATAATAGTAGTATCGTAGACGTATCGGAAAGGACAACTATAGTCGTTAATGAGAAAGGTATAGAGCTTGTCTTAACGGAACTCCTATCCAATACTACAATAAGTTTTAAAATCTTCAAAAATCAGATTGTTCTGTTCCCTAAAAATGACCCTTCCGGTCAGGAATTTTTGAGATACTTAGAGGAACAGGAAAAACAGCGTAATAATTCGTTGCAGTCTCCAAGTACGGATCTTAGTTCTTTAGTGAGGAAAAATTTTCAAAACACCATAACGGGAACAGTGAAAGATGAACATGACGAACCTTTAGCAGGTGTGTCAATTGTTATACAAGGAACCACAACGGGTGTGCAAACTGATTTTGATGGCAATTATCAAATTATAGCAAACAAAGATGATGTGCTATTATTTTCATATCTCGGTATGGAGTCGCAAACTGTAACAGTTACTACAGAGAGTTATATAAATGTTGTTCTTAAAGAGAATTCAACTGAGTTAAACGAAGTGGTAGTTGTTGCATACGGAACTTCAAGGAAAGAGGCAATAACTGGGTCAATGTCTTCTATTGCCGCAGAAAATATTGAGAAAAGGAGCATTACGAATATATCAACTGTTATTGAGGGTTCTTCCCCAGGAGTTATTGTTGCAGCGCCTTCAGGGCAGCCGGGCTCAGGGCAAAGTATTCGCGTAAGAGGATTTGGGTCTTACGGTTCTTCAAATGATGTTTTATATGTGGTAGATGGTATCCCCATTAATGGAGACATAAGCAATTTGAATCCTTCTGATATTGAGAGTGTGAATATCTTAAAAGATGCAGGGTCAACAGCTTTGTATGGTAATAAGGCTGCTAATGGAGTTGTTCTGGTTACTACAAAAAGTGGGAAAAGCAAAGATGGAGAACTTAAAGTTAGCGTGTCTACATCAACAATTAATAGAGGATCCAAAGAATATGATAGATTAGGGCCGGCAGATTTCTATGAAGCATATTGGGACGCAAGACGAAATGCGATAGCCGTACCTGGTATAGCTAGTAATGCGGAATTAACTGCGGCCAATTTAGCATCATCCGCTGGTATTTATGATGATTTGCTCAAAAATCCTTTTAACGTGCCAAATGACCAAATAGTTGGCACCGATGGGAAAATTAATCCTAACGCAAGTTTATTATACCCTGATGATTTAGACTGGGTAGACGCTCTTACCCGAACAGGAATAAGACGTACTGCGGACATGAGTTTCAATAGTAAATCAGAAAAAGGAGATTTATATGGCTCTTTAGGATATCTTGATGAAGAGGGGTATTTAATTAATTCAGATTTTAATAGAATTACAGGGAGAGTAAAGGGAAGTTATAAAGCAACGTCTTGGTTAGATGTGGGTATAAATTTATCAGGGTCACTTTCAAAAGCAAATCAGGCCCAAACCTCAGTTTCAGGGAGCACAATTAATCCATTCAGGTTTACCCGGAATATGGGGTCAATTTACCCTATTTATCAACATAATCCCGTTACAGGCGATTTTATCTTGGATGAAAATGGAGAAAGAACCTTGGATCTAATAAGAGGGCCGGGAGCTAGTAGTGCTAGGCATATATTATATGAAATAGAGAACGACACCCATTTGGAAGAGAGAAATAGACTTGATGGTAAAACGTTTGCTAAAATACAGTTAGCAAAAGGGTTGACTTTTACAAACAACATGTCTTATGAGGTTGAAGATTTTTATGCAAGTGACTATTTTAATGCAGAAATAGGGGATGCCGCCCCTAGTGGAGAGGCTGCAAGAACTTATATACGTACTTCTACTGCAGCTTTCAATCAATTACTGACTTATAATTTTGATTTAAATTCAATTCATTCGTTTGATGTTTTGGCGGGTCATGAGACTCAAGATTTTACTAGGACATATTTGTATACTAATATGTCTACACAAATATTTCAGGGTAATCAGGAACTAGCAAATTTTGTATCTCCAAATGGAACAACATCTTACATTGATAAAGTAAAAGAAGATAGTTATTTTGGAAGGCTTGGTTATAACTACGATTACAAATACTTTTTAAGCGGATCTATCCGTACGGATGGAAATTCCAAATTCGCCGATGGGAATAAGTGGGGTGTATTTTATTCTATAGGTGGTTCATGGAGTATTCATCGAGAAGATTTCTTGGCAAATGCGAGCTGGATTAATAATTTAAAAATTAGAGCTTCACAAGGAGAACTGGGGAACGCTAATTTAGGGGACGGTGTTTACTATCCCTATCTTCCACTCCTTGGTCTAGGCTACAATAATCAATCTGAAGCTGGTGTGCTTACAACTTCATTGGGTTCACCAGATTTGAAATGGGAAAAGTCAGTACATACAGATGTTGCTATAGAATTCAGCTTTTTCAATCGATTGAGGGGATCTGTCGAATATTATAAAAAGCTCTCTAAAGATTTAATTTTTGCAGTACCACTGCCCTTATCCGCAGGAGGAATAGTATATGATGATAGTCAATTACAAAATGTTGGCGAGTTATATAATAAGGGGATTGAATTGTCTTTAACCTATGATATTATACAAAAGGAAGACATCGGATGGTCTACTACGATTAATGCCTCAACAATTCAAAATAAAATTACAAAGTTACCAGAAGGCCAAGAAGCCATTTTGACAGATGACAATAAAAGACTGGAAGTAGGTAGGGGTTTATTTGATTACTATTTACGTGATTGGTATGGTGTAGACCCTTCAGATGGCTCAGGATTATTTGTAGCCAATGACCCAACAGCTAGTGATGTTAGAATTATAGATGGTGTATCTGTTACGCCATTTGCTAACAATGCAAAAGAAGTGTACGCAGGTTCTGTGCTTCCTGATGTCTATGGATCAATCAATTCTAACCTAAGATATAAAAATTTTAATCTGGGCTTCTTATTTACCTATCAAATAGGAGGGGATAACCTGGATATTAATTATGGAAATCTAATGGCTACTGATACCTATGGATCAGCTTTACATGCTGATGTGATAAATAGATGGCAACAACCGGGTGATATAACAGATGTTCCAAGAGCGGACACTACTATGGACACTCAATGGCAACAGACATCCGACAGGTTCTTAACTGATGCGTCTTACTTAAGCTTAAGACAAATTAATGCGTCTTATAACCTTCCAGATGCCTTGATTCAAAAAATGGGGGTTTCTAGTATCAGGTTCTTTGCCAATGCAGAGAATGTATTTAATCTTAATGCAAGAAAAGGTTTGAACCAGCAACAAGATTACAGCGGGAACACTTCTAATTTATATGTACCAGCTAAGTCATTTTCTATTGGATTAAACATAACGTTATAA
- a CDS encoding FecR family protein, translated as MQDDSLQKYLNNELSPADREIVYNWIKESDEHEKKFNVLKAEYVAKSLNQNSTTDSKTAYKLFKKKRNRRRLSNYASYAAIGLIFLSTGFFFLKDSLSYEQKENQSLNDKVQIAESSNVNKESVVLPDGSTVVLNIDSRIEYPASFTGETRRILLYGEAIFDIVHDSLHPFIVQTEHYDVKVLGTTFNVKSYPNDTQTETTLITGKVELLRDKQNPIVLSPSEKAVFHKVENKVKVRKVISEDVVAWQKGTLVFNNTPLQQVALDLERKHNKKITINSVKLLKYEYTGTLDNLTLEESLELLKISSPIDFKISENEIVLKMK; from the coding sequence ATGCAAGACGATTCGCTGCAAAAATACTTAAACAATGAACTTTCTCCTGCAGATAGAGAAATTGTTTATAATTGGATAAAAGAGAGTGATGAACACGAGAAAAAGTTTAATGTTCTAAAGGCTGAATACGTAGCCAAATCTCTAAACCAAAATTCAACTACTGATTCCAAAACAGCTTATAAACTTTTTAAAAAGAAAAGGAATCGAAGACGTTTGTCTAATTACGCTTCTTACGCTGCAATTGGCCTAATTTTTCTTTCGACGGGTTTTTTCTTTTTAAAGGATAGTTTAAGCTATGAGCAAAAAGAGAATCAATCTTTAAATGATAAAGTTCAAATTGCTGAATCATCCAATGTAAATAAGGAAAGTGTAGTTCTGCCCGATGGGAGTACTGTGGTTTTAAACATTGATAGCCGTATTGAGTATCCTGCGAGTTTTACGGGAGAAACTAGGAGAATTTTGCTATATGGAGAAGCAATATTCGATATTGTCCATGACTCCTTACATCCCTTTATAGTCCAAACAGAACATTATGATGTAAAAGTATTGGGAACTACGTTTAATGTGAAGTCATACCCAAATGATACACAAACGGAAACAACCCTCATAACTGGAAAGGTGGAACTTTTGAGGGATAAACAAAACCCTATAGTTCTCTCTCCTTCTGAAAAAGCTGTTTTTCATAAAGTAGAAAATAAAGTAAAAGTTAGAAAAGTAATTTCTGAGGATGTAGTTGCATGGCAGAAAGGAACGCTTGTTTTCAATAATACACCATTACAGCAAGTTGCTCTTGATTTAGAACGAAAACACAACAAAAAAATAACAATTAACTCTGTAAAATTATTAAAATATGAATATACCGGAACGTTAGATAATTTGACTTTAGAGGAGTCACTTGAATTACTGAAAATTTCATCCCCAATTGATTTCAAAATATCAGAAAATGAAATAGTACTTAAAATGAAATAG
- a CDS encoding RNA polymerase sigma-70 factor encodes MNINSDAEFEFIFNLYHSKLLHIANNYVIKKEEAEEIVQEAFIKLWQKRRDLNLQPNKINDYLFIMVKNGCLDHLRKKKRQLSLHGPTQQIEDRINYNALSDDVATSIIAKELTEQIVQAIDLLPPRCKNVFVKSRVEGLNHKEISEKLQISTKTIESHMGKALKHMRFHLQEYLHLF; translated from the coding sequence TTGAATATTAATAGCGATGCGGAGTTCGAATTTATATTCAACCTTTATCATTCTAAACTATTACATATTGCAAATAACTATGTCATTAAAAAAGAAGAAGCGGAAGAAATAGTTCAAGAAGCTTTTATAAAATTATGGCAAAAAAGAAGAGACTTAAATCTGCAACCTAATAAAATTAACGATTACCTTTTTATAATGGTTAAAAATGGATGTCTCGACCATTTAAGAAAAAAAAAGAGACAGCTAAGTTTACACGGTCCTACTCAACAAATAGAGGATAGAATAAACTATAATGCCCTTTCTGATGATGTGGCAACAAGTATAATAGCAAAAGAATTGACTGAGCAGATTGTACAAGCCATAGATTTACTACCACCGAGGTGTAAAAATGTTTTTGTAAAAAGTAGGGTGGAAGGTTTAAACCATAAAGAAATATCAGAAAAACTTCAAATATCTACAAAGACCATAGAAAGCCATATGGGCAAGGCTTTAAAGCATATGCGTTTTCATTTACAAGAGTATTTACATTTATTTTAA
- a CDS encoding DNA/RNA non-specific endonuclease has product MKYFAPNYVSLFALVSFFLIGCSKDEYHPDNSIYEEIPIEGTPLEGITINGELDVPTYYYDNQGPHKHKSQSFTAKDVGFTETFESGSKGSYAGGSVSLSPSGDWYLDDALLGSLTNDRKFGSKSVRIRNSGSLTMSFNMDNGASSILVRHAAYGSNGTSNWRLISSYDDGVTWYFVGDTITTNSTTLNTVTFEVNDTQSVRYGIYKISGGSNRINIDNIEIDVDTSGGGDSPSMDSNLTFGNPSDAASSPDNYFLSKPDFSLSYNNSNGTANWVSWHLSTAWTGTTSRCNCFKSDTTLPSTFFRATTSDYTNSGFDRGHLCPSADRNGSEDSNENTYYMTNIAPQAPDNNRRSWANLESYLRSLTLEGNEVHIISGVVGTGGTGSNGSANTISNGEINVPDSFWKVALILPNGINDIQRVTASTRVIAVLVPNDQDINTDWTQFKTTVDNIENLTGYDLLENISDTIESVLESTVATEPSV; this is encoded by the coding sequence ATGAAGTATTTCGCCCCGAATTACGTTTCTCTTTTTGCTCTCGTATCTTTTTTTTTAATTGGTTGTTCCAAGGATGAATATCATCCGGATAATTCTATTTATGAGGAAATTCCAATAGAAGGAACTCCATTAGAAGGGATCACAATAAATGGAGAACTGGATGTTCCCACCTATTACTATGATAATCAAGGTCCACATAAACATAAATCTCAAAGCTTCACAGCAAAAGATGTTGGGTTTACTGAAACTTTTGAGTCTGGTTCAAAAGGAAGTTATGCCGGAGGTAGTGTAAGTTTATCCCCTTCAGGAGACTGGTATCTTGATGATGCCCTTTTAGGTTCTTTAACGAATGACCGAAAGTTTGGATCTAAGTCCGTTAGAATTAGAAATAGCGGCTCATTAACCATGAGTTTCAATATGGATAATGGAGCTAGCAGTATTCTTGTCCGCCATGCTGCCTATGGTAGTAATGGAACATCTAATTGGAGATTGATATCATCGTACGATGATGGTGTAACCTGGTATTTTGTTGGTGACACGATAACCACAAATTCAACGACATTGAATACGGTTACATTTGAAGTGAATGATACCCAAAGTGTTCGGTATGGTATTTATAAAATTTCTGGAGGGTCTAATAGGATTAATATAGATAATATTGAAATTGATGTAGATACATCAGGTGGAGGGGATAGTCCATCTATGGATAGTAATCTTACTTTCGGAAATCCCTCTGATGCAGCTTCATCTCCTGATAATTATTTCCTTTCTAAACCAGATTTTAGCCTATCATATAATAACAGTAACGGAACGGCCAACTGGGTTAGCTGGCATTTAAGCACAGCATGGACGGGTACAACTTCAAGATGTAACTGTTTCAAATCGGATACAACTCTGCCGAGTACTTTCTTTAGAGCAACTACTAGTGATTATACCAATTCAGGATTTGATAGGGGCCATTTATGCCCTTCGGCAGACCGTAATGGTAGCGAGGACTCAAATGAGAACACCTATTATATGACCAATATAGCACCACAGGCCCCGGACAATAACCGTAGGTCATGGGCCAATCTGGAAAGTTATTTGCGTTCACTTACTTTGGAAGGTAATGAAGTACATATCATTTCTGGGGTTGTTGGCACTGGTGGAACGGGAAGTAATGGGTCTGCAAATACCATATCAAATGGAGAAATAAACGTGCCGGATTCTTTCTGGAAAGTAGCGTTAATTTTGCCTAATGGGATTAATGATATTCAACGTGTGACTGCATCCACAAGGGTAATAGCAGTACTTGTTCCTAATGACCAAGATATAAATACGGATTGGACACAATTTAAAACTACGGTAGATAATATAGAGAACTTAACGGGGTATGATCTTCTGGAGAATATATCCGATACTATAGAATCTGTTTTAGAGTCTACTGTGGCCACTGAACCGTCAGTGTAG
- a CDS encoding endonuclease/exonuclease/phosphatase family protein, which produces MIKKPLLYLLIFFSFIGFSQEQISLISWNIRDFGRTKNSEELDKMADILRDADIVAIQEVVSGYGGAQAVAKLADNLNRKGAKWDYVISNPTHSSKYVTERYAFIWKTKNIKIKNRGELITELDSLVDREPFFLDFFIKGQKLTVLNFHSRPHDKNPEAEITAITDYLIGLEIDNPVILAGDFNVNEKDSVFAPIKQAGFQASVVNAKTTLKNACKSSGYLNHAIDNIFYSKMVKKLEGRVIDFVRFCENVWAARQLSDHLPVVLEFEIE; this is translated from the coding sequence ATGATCAAAAAACCGCTTCTTTATCTACTTATCTTTTTCAGTTTTATTGGATTTTCACAAGAACAAATAAGCCTTATATCTTGGAACATAAGAGACTTTGGAAGAACAAAAAACAGTGAAGAATTAGATAAAATGGCAGATATACTGCGCGATGCCGATATTGTAGCCATACAAGAAGTGGTATCCGGTTATGGTGGTGCCCAAGCGGTGGCAAAACTTGCGGATAATCTGAATAGAAAAGGCGCTAAATGGGATTATGTGATTAGCAATCCTACCCATAGTTCTAAATATGTTACCGAACGTTATGCCTTTATTTGGAAGACTAAGAATATTAAAATTAAAAATAGGGGAGAGCTAATAACTGAACTAGATTCACTAGTAGATCGAGAACCATTCTTTCTTGATTTTTTTATTAAAGGTCAAAAATTGACTGTTCTTAATTTTCATTCTAGGCCACACGATAAAAACCCTGAAGCGGAGATTACCGCAATAACCGATTATCTTATAGGCTTAGAAATAGATAACCCCGTAATTTTAGCAGGGGATTTTAATGTAAATGAGAAAGATTCGGTTTTCGCCCCAATCAAGCAAGCCGGATTTCAAGCTAGTGTCGTAAATGCGAAAACAACTTTAAAAAATGCATGTAAAAGTAGCGGATACCTAAACCATGCTATTGATAATATTTTTTATTCCAAAATGGTAAAGAAATTGGAAGGCCGGGTTATTGACTTTGTTAGGTTTTGCGAAAACGTATGGGCTGCTCGTCAACTATCGGACCATCTACCCGTTGTATTAGAATTTGAAATAGAATAA